From Saprospiraceae bacterium, one genomic window encodes:
- a CDS encoding TonB-dependent receptor, producing MGKIHTFGKLGIKFFYWIGCFLLLNNTVFAQTLIRGSIRDKSSSEPIIGAWIRFLDQPENEGSLSDLDGNFSIKTKLTGRQNLEVKYTGYETHLQMIDLDENSQIQLDIKLSETNILLQTLVISSSRSEKPISESTISLDIIRPEYPEKLNATSVQQVLDRIPGVQMLDGQANIRGGSGYSYGAGSRVMVVMDDLPVLQPDAGLSNWDDLPLENAGQIEVVKGAASSLYGSAAMNGIIHFRSIKPTTEPYTSLTIMPRFFMTPDANNHWWGKDNRVVPGEMVTTLVHRKRYHKTNVSLGAFYANKTGYNQGADSENGRISGLITRHLSDRLIIGLGFNFNKGASSSFFYWKGEGLYTGDTSSYSNTQKLRFNVDPSLQYISTKNYKHRLLTRWFRIDNQVDNNQSNRSNNYYSEYQCQKSFERLGIQLTGGGLLYHSAVNAALYGDTTFRSYNLAGYVQAEKKWFDRWIISAGMRFEHYSIYGPNVIGNDTIENPSVESRPILRLGTNYRIARATYIRASWGQGFRFPTLAEKYISTVAGGINVSPNLNIEAESGESYEVGLKQGFSIGKINGFLDAAWFLSNYRDMLEFSAVFDQNFRTSFQSQNVGDTRIEGFEISCQSQIQWDKNTVQLSGGYTWLDPKFVDWDSTGKKLGPLSLGSATVAQRNAYNSTAHYNILKYRNRHLLRWDLEFQRSSWYIGCNFTYASHIESMDRLFEDILIPGLKSFRLKHDHGYRLFDFRCGYKWSKWSFQINLSNAFNEVYIVRPGLMEAPRNLSARVSRSW from the coding sequence ATGGGCAAGATACATACTTTTGGAAAGCTGGGAATTAAATTTTTTTATTGGATTGGCTGTTTCCTGCTTTTAAATAACACCGTTTTTGCACAGACATTGATCCGCGGCAGCATCCGTGACAAATCAAGCTCTGAACCAATCATTGGTGCCTGGATCCGGTTTTTGGATCAACCGGAAAACGAAGGAAGCCTCAGTGACCTGGACGGAAATTTTTCCATCAAAACCAAACTGACAGGAAGGCAAAATCTGGAAGTAAAATACACCGGTTATGAAACCCATCTCCAGATGATTGATCTGGATGAAAATAGCCAAATCCAGCTGGACATAAAATTATCAGAAACCAACATTTTATTGCAAACCTTGGTAATCAGTTCTTCCCGATCAGAAAAACCCATTTCAGAATCCACCATTTCTTTGGACATCATAAGACCGGAATATCCGGAAAAATTAAATGCCACTTCCGTGCAACAAGTCCTCGACAGAATCCCCGGAGTCCAAATGCTGGATGGCCAGGCCAACATACGGGGTGGATCGGGATACAGTTATGGTGCCGGTAGCAGAGTCATGGTGGTGATGGATGATTTGCCCGTGTTGCAACCGGATGCAGGATTGTCCAATTGGGATGATCTTCCTCTTGAAAATGCAGGTCAGATAGAAGTTGTAAAAGGGGCTGCCAGTTCGCTGTATGGTTCAGCAGCCATGAACGGAATTATACACTTCAGAAGTATAAAACCAACTACTGAGCCTTATACATCACTTACCATAATGCCACGGTTCTTCATGACACCCGATGCCAATAACCATTGGTGGGGAAAAGACAACAGGGTCGTTCCGGGAGAAATGGTCACTACTTTGGTCCATCGAAAAAGATATCATAAAACGAATGTGAGTCTTGGAGCATTTTATGCAAATAAAACAGGATATAACCAGGGTGCAGACAGCGAAAATGGGCGGATCAGTGGATTGATCACCCGACATCTTTCGGATCGGTTGATTATCGGCCTAGGCTTTAATTTCAACAAGGGCGCCAGCAGTAGTTTTTTCTACTGGAAAGGAGAAGGATTGTACACAGGTGATACTAGCTCATATTCCAATACCCAAAAGTTGCGCTTTAATGTGGACCCATCCCTCCAGTATATTTCTACCAAAAATTACAAACACAGGCTCCTTACACGCTGGTTTAGGATCGATAACCAGGTGGACAACAATCAGTCCAATCGAAGCAACAATTATTATTCAGAATATCAATGCCAAAAATCTTTTGAGCGTCTTGGCATCCAGCTGACCGGAGGGGGATTACTGTACCACTCTGCGGTCAATGCCGCCCTCTATGGCGACACCACTTTTAGAAGTTACAATCTTGCAGGATATGTTCAGGCAGAGAAAAAGTGGTTTGATCGTTGGATTATTTCCGCTGGAATGCGCTTTGAACATTACAGCATTTATGGGCCCAATGTCATTGGAAATGACACCATCGAAAATCCTTCCGTGGAGTCAAGACCGATTCTGAGGTTGGGCACAAATTACAGGATCGCACGAGCCACTTATATCAGGGCCTCCTGGGGGCAGGGTTTCCGCTTTCCCACCCTTGCAGAAAAATACATATCCACCGTGGCAGGAGGTATCAATGTGTCACCTAACCTCAACATTGAGGCAGAATCCGGGGAATCCTACGAAGTTGGCCTGAAACAAGGCTTTTCCATTGGCAAAATCAATGGGTTTTTGGATGCTGCCTGGTTTTTGTCCAATTATCGGGATATGCTGGAATTCAGTGCGGTCTTTGATCAAAACTTCAGAACCAGTTTCCAGTCACAAAACGTTGGAGATACAAGGATAGAAGGCTTTGAAATCAGTTGTCAAAGCCAAATACAGTGGGATAAAAACACCGTTCAATTATCGGGGGGATACACCTGGCTCGATCCAAAATTTGTGGATTGGGACAGCACTGGAAAAAAACTGGGACCGCTCAGTCTGGGTAGCGCCACCGTTGCACAGCGGAATGCCTACAATTCCACTGCCCATTACAACATTCTCAAATACCGAAACCGGCATCTGCTCAGATGGGACCTTGAGTTCCAGCGATCTTCCTGGTACATTGGCTGTAACTTTACCTACGCGAGCCACATTGAATCCATGGATCGCTTGTTTGAAGATATCCTGATCCCAGGCCTTAAGAGTTTTCGATTAAAACACGACCATGGTTACAGATTGTTTGATTTTCGATGTGGTTACAAATGGTCAAAATGGAGTTTTCAAATAAACCTATCCAATGCTTTTAACGAGGTCTATATCGTGCGTCCTGGCCTTATGGAAGCCCCCCGAAACCTAAGTGCCAGGGTAAGCCGAAGCTGGTAA